One segment of Passer domesticus isolate bPasDom1 chromosome 24, bPasDom1.hap1, whole genome shotgun sequence DNA contains the following:
- the MYOM3 gene encoding myomesin-3, with protein MGTRAFFHQREEEQKEERKQSLEMTSTTRKKRFKTSEEEETFSPSDLSIAAALALTSETANSREYNLRREAELLELEQRGQKRICFGNDMERMEEELLRICRQLRVRADRRGLRRKALHQACLQKELLELRAGRAPLLWIPLRAHAVWESMDVTLACTTLGVPVPQATWYKNGIPIDPRRAPAGKYRIKNKFGMLTLHISRCSMEDSAEYSVEVKNQYGEAYSFATVLVRKYYGKESGFDSEIYKRSLLAREADFAFPLKPLFAREKEPFTLSCYFSSDLLDHQRGITWFRDGELLQASEGRELRSQEREASLTVLCAHKEDEGFYTIRVPSLHGHKEQSTYVFVRDAAALTAGAPGSPLNVRCHDVNKDCLILSWVPPSDDGGSPILGYLIERCEAGSEQWLQCSAQPVRGCRCPVLGLAQGHTYQFRVKAVNKAGTSHPSRASDPVTTQDPSRDKRVTVIPYDQGRTIEISKDDLEGHIKIPLPPTNVHASEVREDYVALAWDEPDPRGREPLNYYVEKQLVGSNSWQMVNLETPATSPRFAVFGLEKGKPFQFRVRSVNKFGISEPSVPSAPVSAGAQPAPPPPPSQVLAFRDTKTSVVVQWDKPRDGLEPLGYYIYCRETGTEQWQTVNNKPVTGNEFTVPGLQPGKEYVFCVKSVSDAGLSESSPETDPIVVRPAIACPSAPRDFVLLHCGKTEMTIGWKAPKHKGGTKILGYFLDQHEHSEPDWHEVNTRPIPRRVCTVSSLQEGHLYEFRGRAMNRAGVGEVSEPSDLFRCEEWTMPEPGPPYDVRCSEVRDCSLQLHWEAPLYLGASPVTGYFIELCEEGSEEWKQINKQPTATTHMKVSDLEAGKCYIFRVRALNKAGAGPPSLPSDPVVAKTKPGTNEIELGVDEEGFIYMAFEAPEKNDSSEFIWSKDYEGPPDPERVQIEEKGNRSKLILKEPSEKDLGVYSVEVKDVDDDISASCTLTKEDLDKLLKRSHEIRNPLIKLISGWNVDVLEKGEVRLWLEVEKLSPKAELHLIFNDKELSSTPTHKINFVKEKGLVELIIQDFCADDKGVYTAQLKDGKAKGQFTLALIDESFAKVAEEAEAKRRQWKKKQGPHFIENLTWKVLESCEVLLTCKATNLRKDTNFQWFFNHKARAGGVFDPQTGMGTLQIPKVTKADEGLYKAVVSDNRGEDSTQLDLTKGAFEELLKELCRISALSATPLKMQPTEEGIKIYTDVKYYTDYMKTTWYHKEKQLESRDRMRAGSTMNQIWLHILEPQEADKGKYTLEIFDGSSSHKLSTDLSGQAFEDALAEHRRLKEAAIAEKRRARVVQGLPDVATIMEDKTLCLTCCVSGDPYPEISWFKNEKAIVFKDRYKMDVKGSVVTITIERVCNEDTGKYSIYVKNKYGSEIGQVTISVYKHGEIPVATEQEVPAGITMKKPK; from the exons ATGGGAACCCGAGCCTTCTTCCACCAAAGAGaggaggagcagaaggaggagaggaaacagAGCTTGGAAATGACCTCCACAACCaggaaaaaaaggtttaaaacCAG tgaggaagaggagaccTTCAGCCCTTCAGACCTATCGATAGCAGCTGCCCTTGCCTTGACCTCTGAAACAGCAAA TTCCAGGGAGTACAATCTAAGAAGGGAAgctgagctcctggagctggaacAGAGGGGGCAGAAGAGGATTTGCTTTGGGAATGACATGGAGAGGATggaagaggagctgctgaggatcTGCAGGCAGCTCCGAGTGAGGGCTGACCGCAGGGGCCTGCGCAGGAAG GCTCTGcaccaggcctgcctgcagaaggagctgctggagctgcgcGCGGGCCGGGCGCCCCTGCTCTGGATCCCGCTGCGGGCACACGCCGTCTGGGAGAGCATGGATGTCACTCTGGCATGCAccaccctgggggtccctgtgccacAGGCCACCTG GTATAAAAATGGAATCCCCATCGATCCCCGCCGAGCCCCAGCAGGAAAATACAGGATCAAAAATAAATTTGGGATGCTGACCCTGCACATCAGCAG atgctcCATGGAAGATTCTGCTGAGTACAGTGTGGAGGTAAAGAATCAGTATGGTGAAGCTTATTCCTTTGCTACAGTGCTTGTCAGGA AATATTACGGAAAGGAGTCAGGCTTTGATTCAGAAATATACAAAA GATCCCTTCTGGCCAGAGAGGCAGATTTTGCTTTTCCACTGAAACCCTTATTTGCAAGAGAAAAGGAGCCTTTCACCCTCTCCTGCTACTTCTCCTCTGATTTACTGGACCACCAACGAGGCATCACCTGGTTCAGAGATG gggagctgctgcaggcctCAGAAGGTCGGGAGCTGAGGTCCCAGGAGCGTGAGGCCTCTCTGACAGTGCTGTGTGCCCACAAGGAGGACGAGGGCTTCTACACCATCCGTGTCCCCTCGCTGCACGGACACAAGGAGCAGAGCACCTACGTGTTTGTTAGAG atgctgcagcactgacagctgGTGCCCCAGGATCCCCCCTGAACGTGAGATGCCACGATGTGAACAAAGACTGCCTGATCCTTTCCTGGGTGCCACCCAGCGATGATGGAGGGAGCCCCATCCTGGGATACCTCATTGAAAG GTGTGAGGCTGGCTCCGAGCAGTGGCTGCAGTGCAGTGCCCAgcctgtgaggggctgcaggtgccCCGTGCTGGGCCTGGCTCAGGGACACACGTACCAGTTCCGGGTCAAGGCTGTCAACAAGGCTGGCACCAGCCACCCTTCAAGGGCCAGTGACCCTGTCACCACCCAGGaccccagcagggacaagagAGTGACAG TGATCCCATACGACCAGGGCAGGACCATAGAAATATCCAAGGATGACCTGGAGG GACACATTAAAATTCCCCTGCCACCCACCAATGTTCATGCAAGTGAGGTCAGAGAAGATTATGTGGCTTTGGCCTGGGATGAACCAGATCCAAGAGGCAGAGAGCCACTGAATTATTATGTGGAAAAG CAACTCGTAGGCAGCAACTCCTGGCAAATGGTGAACCTGGAGACTCCAGCCACCTCGCCAAGATTTGCAGTCTTTGGTCTGGAGAAGGGAAAACCCTTCCAGTTCCGCGTGCGCTCCGTGAACAAGTTCGGGATCAGCGAGCCCTCGGTGCCCAGCGCGCCCGTCAGCGCCGGGGCACAGCCTG CTCCTCCACCTCCACCATCTCAGGTTTTGGCCTTCAGAGACACCAAGACATCTGTTGTTGTGCAGTGGGACAAGCCCAGGGATGGCCTGGAGCCCCTTGGCTACTACATCTACTGCCGGGAGACGGGCACGGAGCAGTGGCAAACAGTCAACAACAAGCCAGTGACAGGCAACGA ATTTACTGTTCCTGGgctgcagcctggaaaagaataTGTGTTTTGTGTGAAATCTGTCAGTGATGCAGGACTGAGTGAGAGCTCACCAGAAACAGATCCCATCGTTGTCAGGCCAGCAATCG cctgtccctcGGCCCCTCGTGActttgtgctgctgcactgTGGCAAGACTGAGATGACCATTGGCTGGAAAGCCCCGAAGCACAAAGGAGGAACAAAGATCCTGGGATATTTCCTGGACCAGCACGAGCACTCCGAGCCCGACTGGCACGAAGTCAACACTCGGCCGATTCCTCGGCGCGTTTGCACG GtcagcagcctgcaggaggGGCACCTGTACGAGTTCCGTGGCCGTGCCATGAACAGGGCTGGAGTTGGGGAAGTGTCCGAGCCCAGTGACTTGTTCAGATGTGAGGAATGGACAATGCCAGAGCCAG GCCCTCCTTACGATGTCAGGTGCTCTGAGGTGAGGgactgctccctgcagctgcactgggaaGCTCCTCTGTACCTGGGGGCAAGCCCAGTCACAGGCTACTTCATAGAGCTGTGTGAAGAAGGCTCAGAGGAGTGGAAGCAGATAAACAAGCAGCCCACAGCCACCACCCACATGAAG gTTTCAGACCTGGAAGCAGGGAAGTGCTACATTTTCCGAGTACGAGCACTGAACAAGGCGGGAGCTGGACCCCCTTCACTCCCCTCAGACCCTGTGGTGGCTAAAACCAAACCTG GCACAAATGAAATTGAACTTGGGGTGGATGAAGAGGGTTTCATTTACATGGCCTTTGAAGCTCCTGAAAAGAATGACTCCTCTGAATTTATCTGGTCAAAGGACTATGAGGGACCTCCAGATCCTGAGCGAGTGCAGATTGAAGAGAAAGGCAATAG ATCAAAACTGATACTGAAAGAGCCctcagaaaaggacctgggtgTGTATTCAGTGGAGGTCAAGGATGTAGATGATGATATCTCTGCCAGCTGCACTTTAACAAAAGAAG ATCTGGACAAGTTATTGAAACGCAGCCACGAAATCAGGAACCCAC TGATCAAGCTGATATCTGGCTGGAACGTGGATGTTCTGGAGAAAGGGGAAGTGAGGCTGTGGCTGGAGGTGGAGAAGCTgtccccaaaggctgagctgcaCCTGATCTTCAATGACAAGGAGCTGAGCAGTACCCCG acacacaaaatcAACTTTGTCAAAGAGAAAGGCCTCGTGGAACTGATAATCCAGGATTTCTGTGCTGATGACAAAGGGGTGTACACAGCCCAGCTCAAAGATGGGAAAGCCAAAGGCCAATTCACCCTTGCTCTCATAGATGAAT CTTTTGCTAAAGTGGCAGAAGAAGCTGAAGCAAAACGGAGACAATGGAAGAAGAAGCAGG gtCCACATTTCATAGAGAACCTGACGTGGAAAGTTTTGGAGAGCTGTGAAGTGCTCCTCACCTGCAAG GCAACAAACCTGAGGAAGGACACCAACTTCCAGTGGTTCTTCAATCACAAGGCACGAGCTGGGGGAGTGTTTGATCCACAGACTGGGATGGGAACTCTGCAGATCCCAAAG GTAACCAAGGCAGACGAGGGCCTGTACAAGGCAGTGGTTTCAGATAACCGAGGAGAGGACTCCACCCAGCTGGACCTCACAAAAGGAG CCTTTGAGGAGCTTCtgaaggagctgtgcaggatCAGTG CTCTTTCTGCCACTCCTCTGAAAATGCAGCCCACTGAGGAAGGCATCAAAATCTACACAGATGTCAAGTACTACACAGACTACATGAAAACCACCTGGTACCACAA GGAGAAACAGCTGGAAAGCCGTGACAGGATGAGAGCTGGCAGCACCATGAACCAGATCTGGCTGCACAtcctggagccccaggaggctGATAAGGGCAAATACACCCTGGAGATATTCgatgggagcagctcccacaaACTGTCCACAGACCTGTCTGGGCAAG CTTTCGAAGATGCCCTGGCTGAGCACAGGAGGCTAAA GGAAGCAGCAATAGCAGAGAAGC GTCGTGCCAGAGTCGTTCAAGGTCTGCCAGATGTTGCCACCATCATGGAGGACAAG ACCCTGTGCTTGACTTGTTGTGTGTCTGGAGACCCCTACCCAGAGATCAGCTGGTTCAAAAACGAGAAGGCCATCGTGTTTAAGGACAGATACAAGATGGATGTGAAGGGCTCAGTGGTCACCATCACCATAGAGAGAGTCTGCAATGAAGACACAGGAAAATACAGCATCTATGTCAAGAATAAATACGGGTCTGAAATAGGGCAGGTCACTATCAGTGTCTATAAACACGGGGAGATCCCAGTAGCAACAGAGCAGGAAGTGCCAGCTGGGATTACCATGAAAAAGCCTAAATGA
- the LOC135285863 gene encoding fatty acid-binding protein, liver: MAFAGTWQIYAQENLEPFLKALGLPDDTIKMAKDIKPVVEIQQKGNDFVVTSKTPNKSVTNSFTIGKEADITTMDGRKLKCTVNLVNGKLVCKSDKFSHEQEVKGNEMVETITYGGVTLVRKGKKV, translated from the exons ATGGCGTTTGCTGGCACCTGGCAGATCTACGCTCAGGAGAACCTCGAGCCCTTCCTCAAGGCCCTGG GGTTGCCAGATGACACCATCAAAATGGCCAAAGATATTAAGCCTGTTGTTGAAATACAACAAAAAGGCAACGACTTTGTCGTGACATCCAAAACACCCAACAAATCTGTAACCAACTCGTTTACAATCGGCAAAGAGGCTGACATCACCACCATGGATGGCAGGAAGCTGAAG TGCACTGTGAACTTGGTCAACGGGAAGCTGGTGTGCAAATCAGATAAATTCTCCCACGAGCAGGAAGTTAAAGGAAATGAAATGGTGGAG ACTATAACATATGGTGGAGTAACACTTGTCAGAAAAGGCAAGAAAGTCTGA